In Paenibacillus hexagrammi, the following are encoded in one genomic region:
- a CDS encoding GH1 family beta-glucosidase, with translation MAIVQFPKDFIWGAATASYQVEGAYNEDGRGMSIWDTFSRTPGKVWNGDNGDVACDSYHRYEEDIAIMKDLGITEYRFSMAWPRIIPDGSGEINRKGLDFYHRFVDKLIENGITPICTLYHWDLPQALQDQGGWANRATIDAFVRYSEIVFKEFQGKIKSWITLNEPWCVSFLSNYLGIHAPGFTDLQLAVDVSHHLLVAHGRTVRKFRSLGLEGTIGYAPNVTWIEPYSPLEQDVQASRRATGWFTDWFFEPVFKGSYPEYLVKWFEDKGAVLHVEPGDLEDISQPIDFLGINYYTGNVGRYKEGEGLFDCEDIDMGYERTDIDWPIYSDGFYQVLTYLKNTYGEIPIFITENGACYNDEPADGRVRDEKRIAYLSKHLTQLNRAITAGVPVKGYFVWSLMDNFEWAEGYSKRFGIVHVDYRTLKRTKKDSFYWYQKVASNGWFTV, from the coding sequence ATGGCTATCGTACAATTTCCTAAGGATTTTATATGGGGTGCAGCAACCGCTTCCTATCAAGTAGAGGGAGCTTATAACGAAGACGGACGAGGGATGTCGATCTGGGATACATTTTCCCGTACGCCGGGTAAGGTGTGGAACGGAGATAACGGAGATGTAGCTTGTGACAGCTACCACCGCTATGAAGAGGATATCGCAATCATGAAGGACCTAGGTATCACAGAATACCGATTTTCGATGGCTTGGCCGAGAATTATTCCGGATGGCAGCGGTGAGATTAACCGGAAAGGTCTGGATTTCTACCACCGTTTCGTCGACAAGCTGATTGAGAATGGCATTACACCGATATGTACGTTATATCATTGGGACTTGCCTCAAGCGCTGCAGGATCAGGGCGGATGGGCGAATCGGGCAACCATTGACGCTTTTGTTCGTTACTCGGAAATTGTTTTCAAAGAGTTTCAAGGGAAAATCAAATCTTGGATTACTTTAAATGAGCCGTGGTGTGTCTCCTTTTTGTCCAATTATTTAGGTATTCATGCACCTGGATTCACGGACTTGCAGTTAGCGGTGGATGTATCTCATCATCTGCTTGTTGCGCATGGTCGTACTGTTCGTAAATTTCGTTCCTTAGGCTTGGAGGGTACAATCGGCTATGCGCCGAACGTGACTTGGATTGAGCCGTACAGCCCGTTAGAGCAGGATGTTCAAGCTAGCCGCCGGGCTACTGGATGGTTCACCGATTGGTTTTTTGAACCGGTATTCAAAGGCAGCTACCCGGAGTATTTGGTGAAATGGTTTGAAGATAAAGGGGCGGTTCTTCATGTCGAGCCAGGAGACCTCGAAGATATTAGCCAACCGATTGATTTCTTGGGTATTAACTATTACACAGGCAATGTAGGAAGATATAAAGAAGGTGAAGGCCTGTTTGATTGTGAAGACATCGATATGGGCTACGAGCGCACGGATATTGATTGGCCTATTTATTCAGATGGATTCTATCAGGTGCTAACTTATTTGAAAAATACGTATGGAGAAATCCCAATTTTCATTACGGAGAACGGCGCTTGCTACAATGATGAGCCTGCTGACGGCAGGGTTCGTGATGAGAAAAGAATTGCTTATTTGAGCAAGCATTTGACTCAACTGAACAGAGCAATCACGGCAGGAGTCCCGGTAAAGGGTTACTTTGTGTGGTCGTTAATGGATAATTTTGAATGGGCGGAAGGCTACAGCAAGCGCTTCGGAATCGTTCATGTCGATTATCGTACATTGAAACGTACGAAGAAAGACAGCTTTTATTGGTATCAAAAGGTGGCTTCAAATGGTTGGTTTACGGTTTAG
- a CDS encoding ABC transporter substrate-binding protein has product MKSIRKSAVVLAATAMSLSLALAGCSSSSSNEAGSGSTQAPAASGSPAATKAASSSDLKPYEIKMVYPGTAQPDQAKVEEAMNKILKEKINATIKLMPIDWGQWDNKTNLMIASREDFDILFTAQWNGHAVNVGKGALLPLNDLLSQYGKGITDSLDPNFLEGAKIDGKNYGVPTNKELAASGGIVYRTDIAKELGLDLSNVKTIQDLEPILKTVKEKKPEMTALFLREGDNFNAHYFAQYDFLGDATIPGTIMKDGDSTKVIPVWDQPRYKETLKITRDFYQKGYVNKDAATTQLSYQDAMKTGNVFMITQSLKPGKDAEMAASTGLIGKLGQVEMTARTISTGDSAGSMLGISASSKDPARAMMFINLLHTDKALNNLINFGIEGVHYTKVEGKDNIIKATDAGKNYAPGAAWMFGNQFLNYLFENEDPQKWEKYKEFNKSGKKSPGLGFTFNSEPVKTEVAAAVNVEKEFNAALDTGSVDPDATLAKYQEKMKAAGMDKIIAEKQKQFDAFLATKK; this is encoded by the coding sequence ATGAAATCCATTCGTAAGAGTGCAGTTGTCTTAGCTGCAACGGCAATGTCTTTGTCCCTCGCACTTGCTGGATGCTCCTCATCCAGCAGCAATGAAGCAGGCTCAGGAAGCACCCAAGCTCCTGCAGCGTCCGGCAGCCCTGCCGCTACGAAAGCCGCTTCATCCTCGGATTTGAAACCGTACGAAATCAAAATGGTATATCCGGGCACAGCGCAACCAGATCAGGCAAAAGTGGAAGAAGCAATGAACAAAATCTTGAAAGAGAAAATCAACGCTACCATTAAACTCATGCCGATCGATTGGGGTCAATGGGATAATAAAACGAACTTGATGATTGCCTCCCGTGAAGATTTTGATATTCTGTTCACTGCTCAGTGGAACGGTCATGCTGTTAACGTTGGTAAAGGGGCTTTGCTTCCTCTCAACGACCTGCTAAGTCAGTACGGGAAAGGAATCACAGATTCATTAGACCCGAACTTCCTTGAAGGTGCGAAAATCGACGGTAAAAACTATGGCGTGCCTACGAATAAAGAGCTTGCCGCGTCCGGTGGTATCGTGTATCGTACCGACATTGCTAAAGAGCTAGGACTGGATTTGAGCAACGTCAAGACCATCCAAGATCTCGAACCGATCTTAAAAACGGTCAAAGAGAAAAAGCCTGAAATGACAGCTCTGTTCCTGAGAGAAGGTGATAACTTCAATGCTCACTATTTCGCTCAATATGACTTCTTGGGTGATGCAACGATTCCTGGAACGATTATGAAAGACGGCGACAGCACGAAAGTTATTCCTGTATGGGATCAGCCACGATATAAAGAAACATTGAAGATCACACGTGACTTCTATCAAAAAGGTTACGTCAACAAAGACGCCGCAACAACGCAATTATCCTATCAAGATGCTATGAAAACAGGCAATGTGTTCATGATCACACAATCCTTGAAGCCAGGTAAAGACGCTGAGATGGCTGCAAGCACAGGTTTGATTGGCAAGCTGGGTCAAGTTGAGATGACAGCTCGCACAATCTCCACAGGTGATTCTGCAGGTTCGATGCTGGGTATCTCCGCATCTTCTAAAGATCCTGCACGCGCTATGATGTTCATTAACTTGCTTCACACAGATAAAGCTTTGAACAACCTGATTAACTTTGGTATTGAAGGCGTTCACTATACAAAAGTTGAAGGTAAAGACAACATCATCAAAGCAACGGATGCCGGCAAAAATTATGCTCCAGGCGCTGCATGGATGTTCGGTAACCAATTCTTAAACTACCTGTTCGAGAATGAAGATCCTCAGAAATGGGAGAAATACAAAGAATTCAATAAATCCGGTAAGAAATCTCCAGGCCTCGGCTTTACATTCAATTCCGAGCCTGTGAAAACAGAAGTCGCAGCCGCTGTAAACGTGGAAAAAGAATTCAACGCTGCATTGGATACAGGTTCTGTTGATCCGGATGCAACACTTGCAAAATATCAAGAAAAAATGAAAGCAGCCGGTATGGACAAAATCATCGCAGAAAAACAAAAACAATTCGACGCTTTCTTGGCTACAAAGAAATAA
- a CDS encoding carbohydrate ABC transporter permease, with amino-acid sequence MESYKFMFKDWHQILRSFGISVYLAVVGTAISLVVMALYAYPISRSDFPHKNFFSFFMFFTMLFNGGLVPWYLVYTQMLDLKNTLAALMIPLLVSAFYVLLLRTFFANSIPMALIEAAKIDGAGEIRTFSQIILPLSLPVLASVALFQVLNYWNDWFLSLVFISGSKNINLQFMMYKTMLDIQFLSSNVQASQGLAAAGGVLKLPTETVRMAMAVLGIGPIVFAYPFFQKYFKKGLMVGAVKG; translated from the coding sequence ATGGAATCTTACAAATTTATGTTTAAAGACTGGCATCAAATCCTGCGATCATTTGGGATTTCGGTGTACCTCGCGGTTGTAGGTACGGCAATCAGCTTAGTAGTAATGGCACTCTACGCATATCCAATATCGAGGTCTGACTTCCCGCACAAAAATTTCTTCTCCTTCTTTATGTTCTTCACTATGCTATTTAATGGCGGTCTGGTGCCTTGGTACCTGGTATATACGCAAATGCTTGATTTGAAGAATACGCTGGCAGCACTGATGATTCCTCTGCTAGTGTCCGCATTCTATGTACTACTCTTAAGAACGTTTTTCGCCAATTCAATTCCTATGGCACTGATTGAAGCAGCGAAGATTGACGGAGCAGGTGAAATTCGAACCTTCAGCCAAATTATCCTGCCTTTGTCACTACCGGTACTGGCTTCTGTTGCTCTGTTCCAGGTCCTCAACTACTGGAATGATTGGTTCCTGAGTCTGGTATTTATTTCGGGCAGTAAGAACATTAACCTTCAGTTTATGATGTACAAAACCATGCTGGATATTCAGTTCCTATCATCCAATGTACAGGCCAGTCAAGGATTGGCGGCAGCAGGAGGCGTACTGAAGCTTCCTACAGAAACAGTTCGTATGGCCATGGCGGTGCTTGGTATCGGACCTATCGTATTCGCCTATCCTTTCTTCCAAAAGTACTTCAAAAAAGGTCTCATGGTTGGAGCTGTGAAGGGTTAG
- a CDS encoding ABC transporter permease has product MSETANIASTSGSRVKTSSAVRTKPSFLWVLRKYWIFYVMMAPAAIILLINNYIPMLGVLIAFKNVNYTKGIIASPWVGFANFKYLFSSEAAWVITRNTISYNVVFIILNLIIPVAFAIMFNEMRSKLLSKFHQSTMFLPFFLSMVCVAYLVYAFLGSEHGFVNTVLFPMLGINPIDWYTEPKYWTVILPIVNTWKNIGYYTVIYMAAIIGIDGEYYEAALIDGASKWQQVKNITLPLIMPVIITMTLLQVGRIFYADFGLFFQVTKNAGALFPTTQVIDTYVYQTFLTMGDIGMSSAAGLYQAVVGFILVLLSNLLVRKVSKDNALF; this is encoded by the coding sequence ATGAGCGAAACAGCTAACATTGCGTCTACATCAGGTTCGCGTGTAAAAACATCGAGTGCTGTAAGGACGAAACCTTCTTTTTTATGGGTTCTCCGTAAATACTGGATTTTTTACGTGATGATGGCGCCGGCAGCAATTATCTTGCTCATCAACAACTATATCCCGATGCTGGGTGTGCTGATTGCCTTTAAGAATGTCAACTACACCAAAGGGATTATCGCAAGCCCTTGGGTAGGATTTGCAAACTTTAAGTATTTGTTCTCGAGCGAAGCAGCGTGGGTCATTACAAGGAATACGATCAGCTATAACGTGGTTTTTATTATACTTAATCTAATCATCCCTGTAGCATTCGCGATTATGTTTAATGAGATGAGAAGTAAGCTATTGTCTAAGTTTCATCAAAGCACGATGTTTCTTCCGTTTTTCCTTTCCATGGTGTGCGTAGCTTATCTCGTATACGCTTTTCTTGGATCCGAGCATGGATTTGTAAACACGGTTTTATTCCCGATGCTTGGCATTAATCCGATTGATTGGTATACGGAACCAAAGTATTGGACTGTGATCCTGCCGATTGTGAATACGTGGAAAAATATCGGATATTACACCGTCATTTATATGGCAGCAATCATCGGTATTGATGGTGAATATTATGAAGCTGCTTTGATTGATGGTGCAAGTAAATGGCAGCAAGTTAAGAATATTACGCTTCCCTTAATCATGCCCGTGATCATTACAATGACGCTCTTGCAGGTAGGCAGAATCTTTTATGCCGATTTCGGTTTGTTCTTTCAGGTCACGAAAAACGCAGGCGCATTGTTCCCGACTACCCAGGTTATCGATACGTACGTGTATCAGACGTTCCTGACGATGGGGGATATCGGAATGTCATCCGCAGCAGGGCTGTATCAAGCGGTTGTAGGATTTATCCTGGTGCTTCTCTCCAATCTGTTGGTTAGAAAAGTGAGTAAAGATAATGCATTATTCTAG
- a CDS encoding response regulator transcription factor, which translates to MFHVLVVDDERIAVKGITLGIDWSDLPIVEMHEALDVKEAKHILETKKIDVMISDIEMPGATGLDLQEWLRTHSPHTETIFLTGHANFEYAQQAIRLGSFDYVLKPVDHERLKEIVAQALEKIKSDQVQVEFNETYKTYYNHWVSELPVLIEKFWQELIAGKIPLNEDKLMRSFQMYNIPLRTDSTILPILISVENWKEDLNARDEEIMEYAIRKAAAELIVEDGQGCVIQENGSSLVLLYTPGGIDRESVRSKCEAYITACNRYFQCSLSCYIGEKSEIPRLLKKVSDLFHIERNNVTKSNCVLLEIDNSESQSNKPQSLALTDLQVLLEAGKKSELIQRVQETIDRMQFAEVGAESVEAFYYGFLHLVYLVLHKKGLSVHGMISSQELQDFGTATRSLNQLRNWAVRTAILCCDYMNSHLKDVSAVTGRVCHYIDEHLHEEISREEIAAYVFLNPAYLSRLFKKETGLSISEYMLKVRMEKAKKLLAESNDKISSVAEKTGYTHFSFFAKMFKKYTGFSPQEYRKSFQRTLD; encoded by the coding sequence ATGTTTCATGTACTGGTCGTAGACGACGAGAGAATTGCAGTTAAAGGGATCACTTTAGGAATCGATTGGTCCGATCTTCCAATTGTAGAGATGCATGAAGCCCTTGACGTCAAAGAAGCTAAACATATTCTTGAAACAAAAAAAATAGATGTCATGATCTCTGATATTGAAATGCCAGGAGCGACCGGATTGGATTTGCAAGAGTGGCTTCGGACCCATTCACCACATACGGAAACGATTTTTTTGACCGGACATGCAAATTTTGAATATGCACAGCAAGCGATCCGTTTAGGCAGCTTTGACTATGTGTTAAAGCCAGTGGATCATGAGAGGTTAAAGGAGATCGTCGCCCAAGCATTAGAAAAGATCAAAAGTGATCAGGTGCAAGTTGAGTTTAATGAGACGTATAAAACCTATTATAATCACTGGGTGAGTGAGCTTCCGGTGTTGATAGAGAAATTTTGGCAGGAGTTAATAGCGGGGAAAATACCTCTTAACGAAGACAAGCTGATGCGAAGCTTCCAGATGTACAATATTCCGCTGCGTACAGATAGTACAATTTTGCCTATTCTGATTAGTGTCGAGAATTGGAAAGAGGACCTTAATGCTAGGGACGAGGAGATTATGGAGTATGCCATTAGAAAGGCGGCTGCCGAACTAATCGTAGAGGATGGGCAAGGTTGTGTGATACAAGAAAACGGTTCGAGTCTCGTACTGCTGTATACTCCTGGTGGTATAGATAGAGAAAGTGTGAGGAGTAAATGTGAAGCTTACATTACTGCTTGTAATCGTTATTTTCAATGCAGCCTTTCATGCTACATAGGAGAAAAAAGTGAGATTCCACGACTGCTCAAGAAGGTGTCTGATTTATTTCACATAGAAAGAAATAATGTGACCAAAAGCAATTGTGTGCTTCTAGAGATTGATAATAGTGAAAGTCAATCGAATAAACCGCAGTCGCTTGCCCTAACGGATTTACAAGTTCTGCTGGAAGCCGGGAAGAAGAGTGAATTGATCCAGAGGGTCCAAGAAACAATTGATCGTATGCAATTTGCAGAAGTTGGTGCTGAATCAGTGGAAGCTTTTTATTATGGCTTCTTGCATTTGGTGTATCTGGTTTTGCATAAAAAGGGACTCTCCGTACATGGGATGATCTCCTCGCAGGAGCTTCAGGATTTTGGTACAGCGACAAGATCATTAAATCAATTGAGAAACTGGGCTGTGCGCACGGCAATTCTATGCTGCGACTACATGAACAGTCATCTGAAGGATGTATCTGCAGTTACGGGCAGAGTATGTCATTATATCGATGAGCATCTGCACGAGGAGATCAGCCGCGAAGAGATAGCAGCCTATGTCTTTTTAAACCCGGCTTATTTATCGAGGCTTTTCAAGAAAGAGACAGGCTTGTCCATTTCCGAGTATATGTTAAAAGTAAGAATGGAAAAAGCGAAAAAGCTGCTGGCTGAATCGAACGATAAAATTAGTTCTGTAGCGGAGAAGACCGGTTATACGCATTTTTCATTTTTCGCTAAAATGTTCAAGAAGTATACAGGCTTTTCTCCTCAAGAATACCGAAAAAGCTTTCAAAGAACGTTAGACTAG
- a CDS encoding sensor histidine kinase, giving the protein MTIVNSVRFKIFIGFVLVVAPLIVFLVINNVYSMNVVRDQISQNYSKLLEQYVMDTDNTLKEFDNYLFHLYSDPDVINMTVYNEHSDDYVLAKQRLYNKFSKQIDIYNLINTFYFYSKNTDDLLVATRENSYYDERVQAVKQVIIESDNNHSEGHEDWKLLISKSGVKYLVKSNTELGAGFSTGMLIRMDSLVQPLSNWDVGIDGGTLAITNEGLPLTEQFFNVESYQQFEKQLELKKSEYHVVRDKKKDEQYLVVKQSSTHAPIQYLLIIAEKNMLKNLPYLQVIIYFLPLGGAIVLAMYLLYLQGILFKPLTQLIRGMRKIAQGELQVRLKEGGSTEFAVLITIFNNMVNQIENLKISVYEEKIRVQQAEFKHLQVQINPHFYMNSLNIIYNLAALKDTKSVQKMSLHLADYFRFIMRTNRTTLTLRDELQHIANYLEIQVMRYPDHLTFQIDVSDQYAEYYIPPLIIQPFVENSIIHGFTKEHGVFHIQVKALPDPSAPEDYFILTVIDNGNGYDEGMLRSLNSEQYLQESGDKHLGIWNVRHRLRMNYGEQVSISFQNGTEYGVGHGAVVILKLPFVSIMKS; this is encoded by the coding sequence TTGACTATTGTAAATTCCGTAAGGTTTAAGATCTTTATTGGTTTTGTGCTGGTTGTTGCACCATTGATAGTATTCCTCGTCATTAATAATGTGTATTCTATGAATGTGGTGCGTGATCAAATTTCTCAAAATTACAGCAAGCTTCTAGAGCAGTATGTCATGGATACAGATAATACGTTAAAGGAATTTGATAATTATTTGTTTCATCTTTATTCGGACCCTGACGTGATCAATATGACTGTTTATAATGAGCATTCAGATGATTATGTATTAGCCAAGCAGCGCTTATACAATAAATTCTCTAAACAAATAGACATCTACAATTTGATAAATACCTTCTATTTCTACTCCAAAAACACAGACGACCTATTGGTGGCCACAAGAGAAAATTCCTACTATGATGAACGAGTTCAAGCTGTAAAGCAAGTCATAATTGAAAGCGATAACAACCATTCCGAAGGTCATGAGGATTGGAAACTGTTAATCTCTAAAAGCGGTGTTAAATATCTAGTTAAAAGCAATACGGAGCTAGGGGCAGGCTTTTCAACAGGTATGTTAATCCGTATGGATAGCCTCGTTCAGCCTTTAAGTAACTGGGATGTAGGCATAGACGGCGGGACATTGGCGATAACAAATGAAGGGCTGCCGTTAACAGAGCAATTTTTTAATGTGGAGTCTTATCAGCAATTTGAAAAGCAGCTGGAATTAAAGAAGTCAGAGTATCATGTTGTTAGAGATAAGAAGAAGGATGAGCAGTATTTAGTTGTCAAACAGTCTTCAACTCACGCGCCCATTCAATATTTACTAATAATTGCAGAGAAAAATATGCTCAAGAACCTGCCATATTTGCAAGTGATTATTTATTTTCTGCCTTTAGGTGGAGCAATTGTATTGGCCATGTATTTGCTTTATCTGCAGGGCATATTGTTTAAGCCATTAACACAATTAATAAGAGGAATGAGAAAGATCGCACAAGGTGAGCTGCAGGTTAGATTAAAAGAAGGCGGGTCCACAGAGTTTGCGGTTCTTATCACGATTTTTAATAATATGGTGAATCAGATTGAGAATCTGAAAATAAGTGTGTATGAAGAGAAAATAAGAGTACAACAGGCGGAGTTTAAACATTTGCAAGTACAGATCAACCCTCACTTTTACATGAATAGCTTAAATATTATCTATAACTTAGCCGCTCTCAAGGATACAAAATCCGTTCAGAAAATGTCTTTACATCTAGCGGATTACTTCCGATTTATTATGCGGACGAACCGCACTACATTAACGCTTCGCGATGAGCTTCAGCATATTGCAAATTACCTTGAAATTCAGGTGATGCGGTATCCCGATCATTTAACCTTCCAAATTGATGTGTCAGATCAATACGCAGAATATTATATTCCGCCACTCATTATTCAGCCATTCGTTGAAAATTCAATTATACACGGGTTTACCAAAGAGCATGGGGTGTTTCACATTCAAGTAAAGGCGCTACCCGATCCATCAGCTCCAGAGGATTATTTCATTCTTACGGTAATAGACAATGGGAATGGGTATGATGAAGGAATGCTGAGGAGTCTAAACTCCGAACAATATCTGCAGGAATCTGGTGATAAGCATTTAGGTATTTGGAATGTAAGGCATAGGCTTAGAATGAATTACGGAGAACAGGTAAGTATTAGCTTCCAGAATGGTACAGAGTATGGTGTGGGGCACGGGGCTGTGGTGATATTAAAATTACCGTTTGTTTCAATTATGAAATCATAG